The genomic region TGCTTTTAAATGGAAGGAAGTGTGATAAAGAATTTGTTAATTTAGATGGAAGAAGATTGTTTGTAAAATTACCTATCATAAAAGAAGGGGAATCTGTTGAGCTTAGTGTTGTGTGTTTAATAGATGAATTTAGTGGAGAGGCTTTAAACACAGGAGCTTTAGTTTATGTTTTTAATAATTTATTTAATGCGGAAGAAAATTCGCTTACAACTAAGGTTTACACACTTTTAAGCAATTCATTAAGTTTGGGAGATATGATTTAAAGGAGTAACTTTTTGATTCTTATTTTCATATAGTTAAAATAAAATATTTTATTATTTTTATGAGGATGAGATTTATGGATCATAATAAAATTGATGATGTGAAAGAGACTTCACAAACGTGTGATACATCTTTTGAAGTGGGAGGAGATCCTTTTACTTTTTGTAAGATTCAGGGCATTATTGAAGAAAGTGAAAACTTTGATCATAGTAATTCAGATGAATACGCTATATGTTTTGATGTAAATTGTAATTGCAATGAGAATTTAATGGACTCAAATTACAGTAATTCCAATGAAAAATGTTCTAATATATCAAAATATTTTTTAGAAGTTATTTTGAAAAGCTCAGGAGATAATTCTTATAGTATTGCTAACAATTTAATATTAGATAGTTGTGGAAAGTATACTTGTGATATTAATCAATTTGTATTAGATGGGAATCAATTTTTCCCAAATATATATAAGGTAGGAATACTTGAAAATATATATGCAAGAAATAGTGATAGATGTTTGGAATTTAGTTTGTGTGATGTGAGAGATGGTTGTGAAGAGTGTAGTGAAGATGAGAAAGCAGACACATCTTATGGATTTAAATTATCTCAAATCATATCAAATTTGGGAGATTTATCACAAATAACTAAAGATTTAACCGTTAATGAGTTTGGGAATATTGAATTTACGCAAAAAGCTGTTATATTTAGTAAATATAATAGGAAGCATATAATTTTTAGTTTTAAGCTTAAAAATGTGGGAAGTAATACTGCTAGTAAGATATTATTTAAGGATGTATTACCAGGTGGCGTATGTATTTACGATAATGCAATTTTTATAAATGGCAAATATGTAAATAAAGATAACCTAAGTATGGATGGGAGAAGAATCATTATAAAATTTGATGATATTGGTGCAGATGAGGAGATTGATTTAATAATGGTTGGATCAATGCAAGATGGGTATGAGTCCATTAATTGTGGAGTCTTAACGTATGTTAGTGGATTTAAAGAAACTTATGGTGTTAAAGTAATGAGTGTTGTTCAGGTTTTAAGTAATATTAAAGCTTTAAAATTAAAAGGATGTAATTAATTACATCCTTTTTGTATTTACATAAAAATATTTTGAATAGGAGAAAATAACAGTATTAAATAAATATAACAATTTATTAATATACTATGAATAAGGTTATTAACAGTATAATGAACCAATTATTTGAAAATAATAAGTTAGTGTTTATAGTAGATAACTACACTTATTAGGGGGATATATACATGATTTTAAGAAGAAATAGTTCTAGTCTATTTGTAGTTTTTTTATTAATTGTCTTAAGCCTTATAGTATTGTTTTTATCATCGAGAGTTGTTAAAGGAATAAAAGTTAAAAATGAAATTAATGTTAAAGTTTGTAAGGTTCAATCTGGCAATGTTCAAGATCAAATTGATGTAAGGGTAATTGTAAAGTCCCAAAATTATAAGGAATATTATGGGAATCAATTGAGGATCAGAAAACTATATGTGAAACATGGAGATTATGTTGAAAAGGGTAAAAAGCTTTTATCTTTTGATAATAATGATATTATGAGTCAGTATACCCAAGCGAAGATACAACTTGAAAATGCTGTATTACAAAAGAATCAAATGCTAATAACAAGAGATAATTTTAAAAAACAGAGGATTGCCTTACAAGAAGAGATAGACAGATTAAGGGAAGATCAAGAGGATAATGAGAGCTTTATTGCAGAACTTGAAGAATCTTTTGAAGATAAAAAAACATTATCTTCAAAGAATGGTTTAACTATATCTGATTATAGTGAAGAAATTGATAAGCTTATAAAAGAGAGTGAGGGATTAAGAAAAATTTCATTAGAATTGGAAAGGCAAATGGATACTATACCTGAGATTACAGATGATCAAATAAAGCTTTTAGATAATGCTATAGTTTTAGCAGAGAATAGTCTGAAGAATATCTCAGATAAAATTGAGATGTGTAAAGATATAACAGCTGATTTTAATGGAGTTATTACGGATATAAAAGTAAACGAAGGGAGTTATACTCAACCAGGATCGGTGATACTTGTTCTTCAGGATCTTCAAAATGTAAAGGGTATCTCTTTAATTCCCCAACAAAATATTTCAAGTGTAAAAGTTGGGCAAGAAATTGTAATAAACGATCCTATTGGTGTGTATAACGGGAAAATAACAGCTATAAGTGATTTAGCAGTGAATTCTAACAATTATTTGAATATTATAAATGAAGATATGAGGGATAATTATTTAGTTGCTGATATTGAGATATTAAATCCTAATGATAAATTAAAGGTTGATTTTGATTTAAATGGGAAAATTAATTTAGATAATACAATGGATATTTTAAGGATACCAATAGAGTGTATTTTATATGATGAATCTAATACTCCTTATGTGTTTATAGTTAAAAATAATATCGCTTGTAAAAATATTATATATCCAGGGAAAGTTTCCAATAATTACATAGAAATTGTTGGGGGTATAACTTTAAATGATAGCGTGATTTTAAATCCTCCCAAAACTTTATCTGACAAGACAAAGGTAAAGGTTGTGTCAAATAAATGATGATGAG from Candidatus Arthromitus sp. SFB-mouse-Japan harbors:
- a CDS encoding efflux RND transporter periplasmic adaptor subunit — encoded protein: MILRRNSSSLFVVFLLIVLSLIVLFLSSRVVKGIKVKNEINVKVCKVQSGNVQDQIDVRVIVKSQNYKEYYGNQLRIRKLYVKHGDYVEKGKKLLSFDNNDIMSQYTQAKIQLENAVLQKNQMLITRDNFKKQRIALQEEIDRLREDQEDNESFIAELEESFEDKKTLSSKNGLTISDYSEEIDKLIKESEGLRKISLELERQMDTIPEITDDQIKLLDNAIVLAENSLKNISDKIEMCKDITADFNGVITDIKVNEGSYTQPGSVILVLQDLQNVKGISLIPQQNISSVKVGQEIVINDPIGVYNGKITAISDLAVNSNNYLNIINEDMRDNYLVADIEILNPNDKLKVDFDLNGKINLDNTMDILRIPIECILYDESNTPYVFIVKNNIACKNIIYPGKVSNNYIEIVGGITLNDSVILNPPKTLSDKTKVKVVSNK